One region of [Limnothrix rosea] IAM M-220 genomic DNA includes:
- the msrA gene encoding peptide-methionine (S)-S-oxide reductase MsrA encodes MFFGLLGKKSEMPNPEQALPGRDRQMPVPEKHFVNGNPIKGPFPDNIELAMFGLGCFWGAERKFWQTEGVYSTAVGYAAGYTKNPTYQEVCSGMTGHNEVVLVAYDPAQVSYETLLKVFWESHNPTQGMRQGNDTGTQYRSGIYAYTEAQKKAAEESRQMYQGAIAAKGYGEITTEILDAPEFYYAEEYHQQYLAKNPGGYCGLGGTGVTCPVGLGAEAN; translated from the coding sequence CTCGGCAAAAAATCAGAAATGCCTAATCCGGAACAGGCACTCCCCGGCCGCGATCGCCAAATGCCCGTTCCTGAGAAGCACTTTGTGAATGGCAACCCCATTAAAGGGCCTTTCCCTGACAATATCGAGCTTGCCATGTTCGGACTCGGTTGTTTCTGGGGAGCAGAACGGAAGTTCTGGCAAACCGAAGGTGTCTATAGTACTGCGGTAGGCTACGCGGCAGGCTACACCAAAAATCCTACCTATCAAGAAGTTTGCTCTGGCATGACGGGTCACAACGAAGTGGTTCTCGTCGCTTACGATCCGGCTCAAGTTTCCTATGAAACCCTCCTTAAGGTTTTTTGGGAAAGCCACAACCCCACCCAAGGTATGCGCCAAGGTAATGACACTGGCACGCAATATCGTTCTGGTATTTACGCTTATACCGAAGCTCAGAAAAAAGCAGCAGAAGAGTCTCGCCAAATGTACCAAGGGGCGATCGCCGCCAAAGGATACGGTGAAATCACCACAGAAATTCTTGATGCGCCCGAATTTTACTACGCAGAGGAGTACCATCAGCAATACCTCGCGAAAAACCCCGGTGGCTATTGCGGTTTAGGCGGTACAGGCGTTACTTGTCCTGTCGGTTTGGGCGCTGAAGCAAACTAA
- a CDS encoding ParA family protein — protein MSANARVGKTVTSHRILAVINGKGGVGKTTTAVNLSAIFAEKQRVLLVDSDPQGSAAWWVDRNPEKWNIDISTEKKPEALKNLRQVEGYDLIVVDTPPALRSQALKAVLLTADSVILPTPPAPMDLSALIETVQKAIKPVGVQHRVLLTKVDSRSLRESIDAQNTLIELGIPVCHAFVRAYKAHEQAVLAGVPISQMRGKKTKDAETDYRRVADELQRDWT, from the coding sequence ATGTCGGCTAACGCAAGAGTAGGGAAAACTGTGACATCCCATCGTATTTTGGCGGTTATTAACGGGAAAGGTGGCGTCGGCAAAACGACAACAGCGGTCAATCTCTCGGCAATTTTTGCAGAAAAACAGCGAGTACTACTGGTCGATAGCGATCCCCAAGGCTCAGCGGCTTGGTGGGTAGATCGCAATCCAGAGAAATGGAACATTGACATTAGTACTGAGAAAAAACCTGAGGCCTTAAAAAATTTACGGCAAGTAGAGGGCTATGACTTAATTGTGGTTGATACTCCGCCGGCGCTGCGTTCCCAAGCTTTAAAGGCTGTCTTACTGACCGCAGATTCTGTTATTTTGCCAACGCCGCCCGCGCCAATGGATCTCAGTGCCCTCATTGAAACGGTGCAAAAGGCCATTAAACCAGTTGGTGTGCAGCATCGCGTTTTACTCACGAAAGTCGATAGTCGGAGCTTGCGGGAGAGCATTGATGCCCAAAATACGCTAATCGAACTGGGTATTCCTGTGTGTCATGCCTTTGTACGAGCCTACAAGGCTCATGAACAAGCTGTCTTGGCAGGCGTACCTATCAGTCAGATGCGTGGTAAAAAGACTAAAGACGCAGAAACCGATTACCGTCGTGTCGCGGACGAATTGCAACGGGATTGGACATAG
- a CDS encoding DUF1517 domain-containing protein: protein MLSFALTFTPADEAWAARSGGRIGGGSFRSAPSRSFSPAPTRQAPVGGGYGYGGGFGFPFLLPFFGFGGFSGIFGLFFMLAIAGFLVRTFQGVLGGGAESGDSVGYSAPSSQISVAKVQVGLLAQARDLQKDLDRLAATADTGTQAGRAKVLQETTLALLRNPEYWVYGAADAAKLGVDAAESTFNQLALGERSKFTAETLTNVNNERNVPASSDRADLVKADQGNNEYIMVTIIAGALGKIDLPKINDSQNLEQAIRQIGALGGDRLVALEILWTPQAEGDTLSTDDILTYYPDIKLV, encoded by the coding sequence ATGCTGTCCTTTGCCCTAACTTTCACTCCAGCTGATGAGGCTTGGGCAGCGCGTAGTGGCGGCAGAATTGGTGGTGGCTCCTTCCGTAGTGCGCCTAGCCGCAGTTTCTCCCCTGCTCCTACTCGTCAGGCTCCTGTGGGTGGCGGTTATGGCTATGGTGGTGGCTTCGGTTTTCCTTTCCTCCTACCATTCTTTGGCTTCGGCGGGTTTAGCGGTATCTTCGGTCTCTTCTTTATGTTGGCGATCGCCGGATTTTTAGTCCGTACTTTCCAGGGTGTACTGGGTGGAGGTGCAGAAAGCGGAGACAGTGTGGGTTATTCGGCACCGTCTAGCCAAATTTCTGTGGCAAAAGTGCAGGTGGGTTTGTTGGCACAGGCACGGGATTTGCAAAAAGATTTAGATAGATTAGCAGCAACGGCTGACACTGGCACCCAAGCTGGTCGCGCCAAGGTTTTACAGGAAACTACTTTAGCGCTACTGCGTAATCCTGAATATTGGGTTTATGGTGCGGCAGACGCGGCAAAATTAGGGGTTGATGCAGCGGAATCTACGTTTAATCAATTAGCTCTCGGTGAACGCAGTAAGTTCACGGCGGAAACTCTAACGAACGTCAACAACGAGCGTAATGTTCCGGCGAGTAGCGACCGTGCTGACCTTGTGAAGGCTGACCAAGGTAATAACGAGTACATTATGGTCACGATTATTGCTGGGGCACTCGGCAAGATCGATTTACCGAAAATTAATGATTCTCAGAATCTTGAACAAGCCATCCGTCAAATTGGTGCTCTCGGTGGCGATCGCCTCGTTGCTCTAGAGATTCTCTGGACTCCCCAAGCAGAAGGTGACACCCTCAGTACCGATGATATTTTGACCTATTACCCTGACATCAAACTCGTCTAA
- a CDS encoding TldD/PmbA family protein encodes MVVAAPRLISREQALDWIEQIVAQAKSDGVSVQIEERESALGRFGENQIRQNLQKNQFEIRITSYFGKQNASVTTVEQDFDGIIAALRRSEDLARIAPPDPEWIPLLETQSYPDFSAKFDEPTYTFSPLKRGELIQKVCQQSEVARTEGSGILSTSATAYAVGNSAGLRAYDCKTSAEFSFTAKIGKGSSWGRRTAWGINELPIEKIVTTTLQRATLAQNPTRLEADTYPVVFNAGAIANLIPRMVWGMSARSADEGRSFFSGEKDGNRLGEKLFNDKVNLYRDPRHPLLQSSPFSGGGLPCDRRAIVENGVVKTLSYDRYWAAQKHQKPTGGLFPLVMEGTDQTLADLIANTERGIFVNRAWYVQSVNRKTLELTGMTRDGAFWIENGKLAYPIYNLRFNDTLPNLLNNIEAIATPERHGSSVVPAVKVSAFHFSSVTDSI; translated from the coding sequence ATGGTTGTTGCAGCGCCGCGTTTGATTTCTCGGGAGCAGGCTCTAGATTGGATTGAGCAGATTGTGGCACAGGCAAAATCAGATGGTGTTTCTGTGCAAATAGAAGAACGCGAGTCTGCCTTAGGGCGATTTGGTGAAAATCAAATTCGGCAAAATCTCCAGAAAAATCAGTTTGAAATTCGCATTACTAGCTATTTCGGGAAACAAAACGCCAGTGTCACCACCGTTGAGCAGGATTTTGATGGCATTATCGCAGCTCTGCGACGGAGTGAAGATTTAGCTCGAATTGCGCCTCCTGACCCAGAGTGGATCCCGTTACTAGAGACGCAAAGCTATCCTGATTTTTCGGCGAAATTTGACGAGCCAACCTACACTTTTTCACCGTTAAAACGAGGGGAGCTGATCCAAAAGGTTTGTCAGCAAAGTGAAGTGGCTAGGACGGAAGGATCCGGCATTTTGAGTACTAGCGCGACGGCCTATGCCGTTGGTAATTCGGCGGGTTTACGGGCTTACGATTGCAAAACTAGCGCGGAATTTAGCTTTACTGCAAAAATTGGTAAAGGCTCCAGTTGGGGAAGACGCACGGCTTGGGGTATCAATGAACTGCCCATCGAAAAAATTGTAACTACGACGTTGCAGCGGGCAACTTTAGCGCAAAATCCCACCCGTTTAGAAGCAGATACTTATCCGGTTGTTTTTAATGCCGGGGCGATCGCCAACCTGATTCCACGGATGGTGTGGGGTATGTCGGCGCGTTCAGCGGATGAAGGGCGTAGCTTTTTCTCTGGGGAGAAAGACGGGAATCGTTTGGGCGAAAAACTGTTTAACGACAAAGTGAATTTGTATCGCGATCCGAGGCATCCTTTGCTGCAATCGAGTCCATTTAGTGGCGGCGGTTTGCCCTGCGATCGCCGAGCAATTGTGGAGAATGGCGTAGTGAAAACCTTAAGTTATGACCGTTATTGGGCTGCCCAAAAACATCAAAAACCGACTGGCGGTTTATTCCCCTTGGTGATGGAGGGAACGGATCAAACCCTAGCGGATTTAATTGCGAATACTGAACGGGGGATTTTCGTAAATCGCGCTTGGTATGTGCAGTCGGTGAACCGCAAAACCCTTGAGCTGACGGGCATGACCCGCGACGGAGCCTTTTGGATTGAGAACGGCAAACTAGCTTATCCCATCTACAATTTGCGTTTTAACGATACGCTGCCAAATCTACTGAATAATATCGAGGCGATCGCCACCCCAGAACGTCATGGCAGTTCAGTCGTGCCAGCAGTGAAAGTTAGCGCTTTTCATTTCAGTAGCGTCACCGATAGCATTTAA
- the cphA gene encoding cyanophycin synthetase yields MRILKTLTLRGPNYWSIRRKKLIVMRLDLEEIAETPSNELDGFYEALSDTLPSLVEHYCSPGCRGGFFSRVREGTLMGHIVEHVALELQELAGMPVGFGRTRMTGDAGVYNVVFEYVYEQAGRYAGRAAVRLCQSILDTGRYPKEELEQDLADLRDLKAGSALGPSTETIVKEAEARGIPWSMLSARAMIQLGYGVHQKRIQATLSDKSSILAVELACDKEGTKNILADAGVPVPRGVVIRYLDDLEDAIEDVGGYPIVIKPLDGNHGRGITIDIKAWEDAEIAYDLASEASKTRSVIIERYYRGSDHRVLVINGKLTAVAQRVPAHVVGDGRKTVEELIEEINRDPNRGDGHDNVLTRIVVDQTALKVLDCQGISLDTVLRDGEMAYLRATANLSTGGIAIDRTDDIHPYNIWLFERVAKIIGLDIAGIDVVTEDITKPLPETDGVIVEVNAAPGFRMHVAPSRGLPRNVAAPVMDMLYPNDTPSRIPIVALTGTNGKTTTTRLTAHIYRQTGKVVGYTSTDGVYIGDYLAQGGDNTGPQSAAMILQDPTVEVAVLESARGGILRAGLAFDRCDVGVVLNVAADHLGLGDINTIEQMAQVKGVIAETVAPDGYAVLNADDPLVSAMAEKVRGKVTYFSMQPDNPIVLEHVRRGGLAAIYENGFITICEGEWKLRVESAKNAPVTMGGMAPFMIANALAACLAAFAQGVDIEHIRQGLRTFKPSADQTPGRMNLFNLGEHHALIDYAHNPAGYEAVGAFVKNWEGQRIGVVGGPGDRRDEDLILLGKIAADVFDQIIVKEDDDKRGRADGEAAALIIEGIRQQSPDCRHETILDERRAVNVALDGAPKGSLVVIFPESVNRAIAMIEERNPIDEPVNSTNGHQTSGGVTTTPDSAPMLN; encoded by the coding sequence ATGAGAATCCTTAAAACCCTAACCCTTCGAGGCCCCAACTACTGGAGTATTCGACGCAAAAAATTAATCGTCATGCGGCTCGATCTCGAAGAAATTGCGGAAACACCATCTAATGAGCTCGATGGTTTCTATGAAGCGTTAAGCGATACCTTGCCCAGTTTAGTAGAACACTACTGCTCGCCCGGCTGTCGTGGAGGTTTTTTTAGCCGTGTTCGCGAAGGCACACTAATGGGACACATCGTTGAGCATGTCGCCCTCGAACTCCAAGAACTCGCGGGCATGCCCGTCGGTTTTGGTCGCACCCGTATGACTGGCGATGCAGGCGTTTACAACGTTGTCTTTGAATATGTATACGAACAAGCTGGACGCTACGCAGGCCGGGCAGCCGTTCGTCTCTGTCAATCAATCCTTGATACCGGACGCTATCCAAAGGAAGAACTAGAACAAGACCTCGCAGACCTCAGGGATCTTAAAGCCGGCTCAGCCCTCGGCCCCAGTACCGAAACCATTGTCAAAGAAGCAGAAGCCAGGGGGATTCCCTGGTCAATGCTCAGCGCTAGAGCCATGATTCAGCTAGGCTATGGCGTTCACCAGAAACGTATCCAAGCGACCCTCAGCGACAAATCCAGCATTTTGGCTGTGGAACTAGCCTGCGATAAAGAAGGCACAAAAAATATATTGGCTGATGCCGGTGTGCCTGTTCCCCGCGGTGTTGTCATCCGTTATCTCGACGACCTAGAAGATGCCATCGAAGATGTGGGCGGTTATCCCATTGTGATCAAGCCCCTCGACGGTAACCATGGTCGAGGTATCACAATTGATATCAAAGCTTGGGAAGACGCAGAAATTGCCTACGACCTAGCCAGTGAAGCCTCCAAAACGCGTTCTGTGATTATCGAGCGCTATTATCGCGGTAGTGACCACCGTGTGCTGGTGATTAATGGCAAATTAACAGCCGTTGCCCAACGCGTGCCTGCCCATGTGGTGGGTGATGGTCGAAAAACCGTGGAAGAGTTGATTGAGGAAATCAATCGCGACCCAAATCGCGGTGACGGTCATGACAATGTTTTGACGCGCATTGTGGTGGATCAAACGGCATTAAAAGTTTTAGATTGCCAAGGCATTTCTCTAGACACTGTTTTGCGTGATGGCGAAATGGCCTATTTGCGGGCGACGGCAAATCTCAGTACTGGCGGTATTGCGATTGATCGTACTGATGATATTCATCCCTACAATATTTGGTTGTTTGAGCGGGTTGCCAAGATTATTGGTCTAGATATTGCCGGTATTGATGTCGTAACGGAAGACATCACGAAGCCTTTACCAGAAACAGATGGTGTGATTGTGGAAGTGAATGCTGCGCCGGGATTCCGGATGCATGTTGCCCCCAGCCGTGGCCTACCGCGTAATGTTGCGGCTCCAGTGATGGATATGCTCTATCCCAACGATACTCCTAGCCGCATTCCCATTGTTGCTCTGACTGGTACAAACGGTAAAACCACAACAACGCGTTTAACAGCTCATATTTATCGCCAAACGGGTAAAGTTGTCGGCTACACCAGCACCGATGGTGTGTATATCGGGGATTATCTTGCCCAAGGTGGTGATAATACTGGCCCCCAGAGTGCGGCAATGATTTTGCAGGATCCGACGGTAGAAGTGGCGGTGCTCGAATCTGCCCGGGGCGGCATTCTCAGAGCAGGTTTGGCTTTTGATCGTTGTGATGTTGGGGTTGTGCTCAATGTGGCGGCTGATCACCTTGGTTTGGGAGATATTAATACCATTGAGCAGATGGCACAGGTAAAAGGGGTTATTGCAGAGACGGTGGCTCCTGATGGTTATGCGGTCCTTAATGCGGATGATCCTCTGGTGTCAGCGATGGCTGAGAAAGTCCGGGGTAAAGTCACGTATTTTTCTATGCAGCCGGATAATCCGATTGTGTTGGAGCATGTCCGTCGTGGTGGTTTAGCTGCGATTTATGAAAATGGTTTTATCACGATTTGCGAAGGGGAGTGGAAGCTACGGGTCGAGTCGGCCAAAAATGCTCCTGTGACGATGGGTGGTATGGCTCCTTTTATGATCGCGAATGCTTTGGCGGCTTGTTTGGCGGCTTTTGCTCAGGGTGTTGATATTGAGCATATTCGTCAGGGTTTGCGTACCTTTAAGCCTTCGGCGGATCAAACGCCGGGTCGGATGAATTTGTTTAATCTTGGTGAACATCATGCTTTGATTGACTATGCCCATAATCCTGCGGGCTACGAAGCGGTTGGTGCGTTTGTGAAAAATTGGGAGGGTCAGCGTATTGGTGTTGTGGGTGGCCCCGGCGATCGCCGCGATGAAGATCTAATTTTGCTCGGTAAGATTGCTGCTGATGTGTTCGACCAGATTATTGTTAAAGAAGATGATGATAAGCGGGGTCGAGCTGATGGTGAAGCTGCTGCTTTAATTATTGAAGGCATTCGCCAACAGAGTCCTGATTGTCGCCATGAAACGATTCTCGATGAGCGTCGGGCTGTAAATGTTGCTCTCGATGGTGCGCCAAAGGGTTCTTTGGTTGTGATCTTCCCCGAAAGTGTTAATCGGGCGATCGCCATGATTGAGGAACGGAATCCGATTGATGAGCCTGTAAATTCGACCAATGGTCACCAAACCAGTGGCGGAGTGACGACAACTCCTGATTCAGCGCCAATGTTGAATTAG
- a CDS encoding cyanophycinase, translating to MPSETTLSNQISTQSSILVIGGAEDKVHGKEILSSFVRRSGGTDAAIAIIPSASREPLLIGDRYQRIFEDMGASKVKVLDVRDRVHAEDRYYQEFVEGCTGVFMTGGDQLRLCGLLSDTPLMERIRQRVHDGEIALAGTSAGAAVMGHHMIAGGSSGESPNRGLVDLAMGLGMIPEIIVDQHFHNRNRMARLLSTIAVHPDRLGIGIDEDTCAVFEREGYLQVLGRGTVTIVDAREMSHTNQAKADTTEPLSLHGLHLHVLCHGDRYDIQQQRPMSGNL from the coding sequence ATGCCATCAGAAACCACCCTTTCTAATCAAATTTCTACCCAGAGTTCTATTCTTGTCATCGGTGGCGCTGAGGACAAGGTGCATGGGAAAGAGATTTTATCGTCTTTTGTCCGCCGTTCTGGTGGTACTGATGCTGCCATTGCCATTATTCCCTCCGCTTCACGGGAACCCCTCCTGATTGGCGATCGCTACCAACGTATCTTTGAGGATATGGGTGCTAGCAAGGTTAAAGTGTTGGATGTGCGTGATCGCGTCCATGCAGAAGACCGTTATTACCAAGAATTTGTTGAAGGGTGCACCGGCGTTTTCATGACCGGTGGAGACCAACTAAGGCTATGTGGTTTACTGTCAGATACGCCCTTAATGGAACGTATTCGCCAAAGGGTTCATGATGGTGAAATTGCCCTCGCTGGCACGAGCGCCGGAGCTGCGGTCATGGGACACCATATGATTGCAGGGGGCAGTAGTGGTGAATCTCCCAACCGAGGCTTAGTGGATCTTGCGATGGGTTTAGGTATGATTCCTGAAATTATTGTCGACCAGCACTTTCACAATAGAAATCGCATGGCACGTCTCCTGAGTACCATTGCCGTCCATCCTGATCGCTTGGGTATTGGCATCGATGAAGATACCTGCGCTGTATTTGAGCGGGAAGGTTATCTTCAGGTACTGGGTCGTGGCACAGTCACCATTGTTGATGCTCGCGAAATGAGTCACACAAACCAAGCCAAGGCTGATACGACAGAGCCACTCAGTCTCCATGGTCTCCATTTACATGTCCTTTGTCACGGCGATCGCTATGACATCCAGCAGCAACGGCCAATGTCCGGAAACCTTTAA
- the trmD gene encoding tRNA (guanosine(37)-N1)-methyltransferase TrmD, whose protein sequence is MQFDLITLFPEFFQSPLQSSLLGKALAKGIAQVNITNPRNFSTDKHHNVDDEPYGGGVGMLLKPEPLFAAVESLPVLPKREVILMTPQGQRLDQPLLDELTTYDQLVVICGHYEGVDERVRQHLVTREISLGDFVLTCGEIPALTLINGVVRLLPGTVGKKESLKAESFQIPLLDYPQYTRPADFRGWCVPEVLRSGNHQKIAAWRREQQLLRTKERRPDLFELWQRREREQ, encoded by the coding sequence ATTCAGTTTGATTTAATTACGCTTTTTCCTGAATTTTTCCAGTCGCCTCTCCAGTCAAGTTTACTAGGGAAAGCATTGGCAAAAGGGATTGCTCAAGTGAACATCACCAACCCCCGAAACTTCTCCACAGATAAGCATCACAATGTTGATGACGAACCCTACGGTGGTGGTGTGGGTATGTTGTTGAAGCCGGAGCCTTTATTTGCTGCGGTCGAATCCTTACCTGTACTGCCAAAACGAGAAGTGATCTTAATGACACCCCAAGGGCAACGTCTTGATCAACCGCTTTTAGATGAATTAACAACATATGATCAACTCGTTGTGATTTGCGGACATTATGAAGGTGTTGATGAACGGGTGCGTCAACATTTGGTAACGCGGGAAATTTCCCTCGGAGATTTTGTTTTAACTTGTGGTGAAATTCCGGCTTTAACGTTAATTAACGGTGTGGTTCGTTTATTGCCTGGAACTGTGGGAAAAAAAGAATCTCTCAAGGCAGAAAGTTTTCAAATACCGCTCTTGGATTATCCACAATATACGCGTCCGGCAGATTTTCGAGGCTGGTGTGTGCCAGAGGTTTTGAGATCGGGGAATCATCAAAAGATTGCGGCTTGGCGACGGGAACAGCAGCTATTGCGCACAAAGGAACGGCGGCCTGATTTGTTTGAGTTATGGCAACGTCGGGAAAGGGAGCAATAA
- a CDS encoding HD family phosphohydrolase — translation MNLWSSLKYYWNSAVAVPTPRASTVTTQAQRRKATYSSSAIAAITVIVFTGIIGERFYNQPKLAVETIAPTTVIAPTDGEFEDKKTTEEKRQEIRTGAILSLKRDAEVTSAIKQDIRTLLNDITRIRDMAGEFPFADLNILSIPSQVALRQLPDDQWQEFVAIADQLTQAELPPLGQLMPSDIDLAPPLRELYDYARTNEPEAVQTVITQIIVAREGFQQAVQAARQTEQTLFRRHQSLLLRLSSEQWTETQTQLLAASDRILTQGIPKGTADSLLKETIQVQTKNDVISSAFITDALTSYLRPNLIEDKEETKRRSEQAALAIEPVTVTVRAGDVIVERGETITQADFVLLDGFGLSDRQINWWGLAGSAAMVSGSAVIMVMVIRRVHRPMRCRDHLLLSLISLSTPLLVFFNVPYSNLSAVGLLTSSLYSPAIAFTQVSLLSGIVAVSSETLQWQHLVTGTIGGLIASILGGRLRSREEQATMSGIVGVSQTVVSFSLSLIASASAETLWYVFLPEAVLYGFSGTAWIVVALGISPYLERLFDLVTPIRLAELSNPNRPLLKRLALEAPGTFQHTMFVASLAEAAARELSCNVELVRAGTLYHDIGKMHDPLGFIENQMGGPNKHDIIDDPWKSREIIRKHVTEGLVMARKYGLPQAIRDFIPEHQGKLLISYFFYQAKNRYQAEGKSPEDLNEAEFRYAGPIPQSRETGLVMLADGCEAALRSLKDATPEQALIMVNKIFRARWQDGQLDDCGIRREELPYIAEIFVQVWQQYNHQRLAYPKAALEPTSKS, via the coding sequence ATGAATCTTTGGTCTAGTCTGAAATATTATTGGAATAGTGCTGTGGCTGTGCCGACCCCCCGGGCTAGTACTGTTACAACCCAAGCGCAGCGCAGAAAAGCAACTTATTCTTCTTCGGCGATCGCTGCGATTACCGTCATTGTCTTTACGGGTATTATTGGTGAGCGTTTTTACAATCAACCGAAATTAGCCGTCGAAACCATTGCACCGACGACAGTGATTGCTCCCACAGATGGGGAGTTTGAAGACAAAAAAACAACGGAGGAGAAGCGCCAAGAGATTCGTACTGGCGCAATTTTGAGTTTAAAGCGGGACGCTGAAGTGACCAGCGCCATCAAGCAAGACATTCGCACATTACTCAATGACATCACGCGTATTCGCGATATGGCGGGGGAGTTTCCCTTTGCAGATCTCAATATTCTCTCAATCCCTAGTCAGGTGGCCTTGCGACAGTTACCTGATGATCAGTGGCAAGAATTTGTGGCGATCGCCGATCAACTGACCCAAGCTGAATTACCCCCATTAGGCCAATTAATGCCCAGCGATATTGACCTTGCCCCTCCCCTGCGGGAGCTCTATGATTACGCTCGCACCAACGAGCCTGAAGCGGTACAAACCGTGATCACTCAAATTATTGTGGCTCGGGAAGGCTTTCAGCAAGCCGTACAAGCTGCGAGGCAGACAGAACAAACCCTCTTCCGTCGCCACCAGAGCCTATTGTTACGCCTATCGTCAGAGCAATGGACAGAGACCCAGACCCAACTCCTCGCCGCCAGCGATCGCATTTTGACCCAGGGCATTCCCAAGGGGACAGCCGATAGTCTGCTCAAAGAAACGATTCAAGTACAGACGAAGAACGATGTCATTAGTAGTGCCTTTATTACCGATGCACTTACGAGCTATCTACGGCCTAATTTAATTGAAGACAAAGAAGAAACCAAACGCCGTTCCGAACAGGCAGCCTTGGCCATTGAGCCTGTGACTGTCACTGTGCGGGCAGGGGATGTCATTGTTGAAAGAGGGGAAACGATCACCCAAGCAGATTTTGTCCTGCTGGATGGTTTTGGACTAAGCGATCGCCAGATTAACTGGTGGGGTTTAGCCGGTTCTGCGGCGATGGTGAGTGGTAGTGCTGTCATTATGGTGATGGTCATTCGCCGGGTACACCGCCCCATGCGTTGTCGTGATCATCTGTTGCTGTCACTGATTAGTTTAAGTACACCACTCCTTGTCTTTTTTAATGTCCCCTACAGTAATTTGTCGGCAGTCGGTCTATTAACCAGTAGTCTCTATAGTCCGGCGATCGCCTTTACCCAGGTGAGTTTGTTGTCGGGTATTGTGGCAGTCAGTAGCGAAACCTTGCAATGGCAACACCTTGTCACAGGGACAATTGGTGGTTTAATTGCCTCCATCCTTGGGGGACGGCTGCGATCGCGAGAAGAGCAAGCAACCATGAGCGGCATTGTCGGTGTCTCCCAAACCGTTGTGAGTTTTTCCCTAAGCTTAATTGCCAGTGCCAGTGCCGAGACCCTCTGGTACGTTTTCCTGCCAGAAGCCGTTCTATATGGGTTTTCCGGCACAGCTTGGATTGTCGTTGCCTTGGGTATTTCCCCTTACTTAGAACGTCTGTTTGATCTTGTGACACCGATTCGACTGGCTGAATTGTCTAACCCGAATCGTCCCCTCCTTAAACGCCTTGCCCTTGAAGCCCCCGGCACTTTTCAGCACACGATGTTTGTGGCTTCTTTAGCAGAGGCAGCGGCTCGAGAACTCTCCTGCAATGTTGAATTAGTCCGTGCTGGCACTCTTTATCACGACATTGGCAAGATGCATGACCCCCTTGGGTTTATTGAAAATCAGATGGGAGGCCCCAATAAGCACGACATCATTGATGATCCTTGGAAGAGTCGCGAAATTATTCGAAAACATGTGACCGAGGGTCTCGTGATGGCGCGTAAATATGGTTTGCCCCAAGCGATTCGGGATTTTATTCCGGAGCACCAAGGAAAATTGCTGATTTCTTATTTTTTCTATCAGGCCAAGAATCGCTACCAAGCTGAAGGCAAATCACCGGAAGATTTAAATGAAGCAGAATTTCGCTATGCGGGCCCCATTCCCCAATCCCGTGAGACGGGTCTGGTGATGTTGGCCGATGGGTGCGAAGCGGCATTGCGATCCCTGAAGGATGCGACCCCGGAGCAGGCATTGATTATGGTTAATAAAATTTTCCGTGCCCGCTGGCAAGATGGGCAACTGGATGACTGTGGTATCCGGCGGGAGGAACTGCCTTATATTGCTGAAATTTTTGTGCAGGTTTGGCAGCAGTATAATCACCAACGCCTTGCCTATCCGAAGGCGGCTTTAGAACCAACGTCCAAATCTTAA